GAGCGTGAACGGATCCGACGAGCAGCTCACGCACCCGCGCCGCGCCGAACTGGTGACGACGCAGGAGCCCTTCGCCATCATCCTCGGCTGCTCCGATTCCCGCGTGCCGGCGGAGATCGTGTTCGATCAGGGGCTGGGCGACCTGTTCGTCATTCGCGTGGCCGGCAACATCGTGGCGCCGTCGCAGGTGGGCAGCGTGGAGTTCGCCGCAGCTCGGTTCGGCACCCCGCTGGTGGTGGTCCTGGGGCATTCCCAGTGCGGAGCCATCCTGGCCACGCTCGAGGAGCTCCGCCGGCCGACGGCGAATCAGTCCCCCAACCTGCGGGCGATCGTGGACCGCGTGCGCCCCTCGGTGGAGGGATTGCTGGCCGCCGGCGTCACCACCGACCAGGACGCGCTGGTGCACGCCGCCGTGCGCAGCAACATCCGCGTCTCCACCAACCACCTGCGGCAC
Above is a genomic segment from Gemmatimonadaceae bacterium containing:
- a CDS encoding carbonic anhydrase — encoded protein: MISAREALERLQDGNARFATSVNGSDEQLTHPRRAELVTTQEPFAIILGCSDSRVPAEIVFDQGLGDLFVIRVAGNIVAPSQVGSVEFAAARFGTPLVVVLGHSQCGAILATLEELRRPTANQSPNLRAIVDRVRPSVEGLLAAGVTTDQDALVHAAVRSNIRVSTNHLRHGSALLEQLIQQDGLLVVGAEYSLDTGIVDFFDVPPFHP